The following are encoded in a window of Ferribacterium limneticum genomic DNA:
- the nifS gene encoding cysteine desulfurase NifS codes for MKPIYLDNNATTRVDPAVVEAMLPFFTEHFGNASSIHAFGSEVGKALKKARSQVQALLGAEHDSEIIFTSCGTESDSTAILSALKAQPERNTVITTNVEHPAILTLCDWLEKEGYIVHKLKVDKKGRIDLDEYRSLLHDRVAIVSAMWANNETGTIFPVVEMAEMAAAKGIMFHTDAVQAVGKIPIDLKNTKIDMLSLSGHKLHAPKGIGVLYLRRGCRFRPLLRGGHQERGRRAGTENSASIVGLGMACELAMQKMEFENTEVRRLRDKLEMGLLSQITHCFPTGDVSNRLPNTSNIAFEYIEGEGILMLLNKVGIAGSSGSACTSGSLEPSHVMRAMGIPYTAAHGTIRFSLSVYNTEEEIDRVIAAVPPIVAQLRKLSPYWTDKGPATNPEAAFAPTYA; via the coding sequence CACGCCTTTGGCAGTGAAGTCGGCAAGGCGCTGAAGAAGGCCCGCAGTCAGGTTCAGGCGCTGCTCGGCGCCGAGCATGACTCGGAAATCATCTTTACCTCCTGCGGCACCGAGTCCGATTCGACCGCCATCCTCTCCGCCCTCAAGGCCCAGCCGGAACGCAACACGGTGATCACCACCAACGTCGAGCACCCGGCCATCCTGACGCTGTGCGACTGGCTCGAGAAGGAAGGCTACATCGTCCACAAGCTCAAGGTGGACAAGAAGGGCCGCATCGACCTGGACGAGTACCGGTCGCTGCTGCACGACCGCGTCGCCATCGTTTCGGCAATGTGGGCCAACAACGAGACGGGGACCATCTTCCCGGTCGTCGAGATGGCCGAAATGGCCGCTGCCAAGGGCATCATGTTCCACACCGACGCCGTGCAGGCCGTCGGCAAGATTCCCATCGATCTCAAGAACACCAAGATCGACATGCTCTCGCTGTCCGGTCACAAGCTGCACGCACCGAAGGGCATCGGCGTCCTCTACCTGCGCCGCGGCTGCCGCTTCCGTCCGCTGCTGCGTGGTGGTCATCAGGAACGTGGTCGTCGTGCCGGCACCGAGAACTCGGCGTCCATCGTCGGCCTCGGCATGGCCTGCGAACTGGCCATGCAGAAAATGGAATTCGAAAACACCGAAGTCCGCCGCCTGCGTGACAAGCTGGAGATGGGGCTGCTCAGCCAGATCACCCACTGCTTCCCGACCGGTGATGTATCCAACCGTCTGCCCAACACCAGCAATATCGCCTTTGAATACATCGAAGGTGAAGGCATTCTGATGCTGCTCAACAAGGTAGGCATTGCCGGCAGCTCAGGCTCGGCCTGTACCTCCGGCTCGCTCGAACCATCGCACGTCATGCGCGCCATGGGCATTCCCTACACCGCCGCGCACGGCACGATCCGCTTCTCGCTGTCGGTCTACAACACCGAAGAGGAAATCGATCGCGTTATCGCAGCGGTCCCGCCCATCGTCGCGCAACTGCGCAAACTTTCGCCGTACTGGACCGACAAGGGCCCGGCCACCAATCCCGAAGCCGCCTTCGCCCCGACTTACGCCTGA
- a CDS encoding dihydroneopterin aldolase gives MLENHWCASVDATIQLRTGCNPLEKHGPQAVLVHADAWAPMDAVADPHDIRQVVDYEVIFLAIRKLEGNAHCECLESSILEVMDAIFGMAMVSSAHVSMHKPHVYNGQGTPAISLSLTREQWAKSKR, from the coding sequence GTGCTCGAAAATCATTGGTGCGCCTCTGTGGATGCGACCATTCAACTGCGTACCGGCTGTAATCCGCTCGAAAAACACGGGCCGCAGGCGGTGCTCGTCCATGCCGATGCCTGGGCGCCGATGGACGCCGTGGCCGATCCGCACGATATTCGCCAGGTGGTCGATTACGAAGTGATCTTTCTGGCCATCCGCAAGCTGGAGGGCAATGCGCACTGCGAGTGCCTCGAGTCGAGCATCCTCGAGGTGATGGACGCGATTTTTGGCATGGCTATGGTTAGCTCGGCACATGTTTCGATGCACAAGCCGCACGTCTATAACGGGCAGGGGACGCCGGCCATTTCACTTTCCCTGACACGCGAGCAGTGGGCAAAGAGCAAACGGTGA
- a CDS encoding dihydrofolate reductase, translating to MGKEQTVISAIGAVASNGMIGRDGWLPWDIPEELAYFEKMVDGAALVIGRLTYESMDVVPVDSFIVSRQPDLALRPGCTRVASVEEGLQAALATGKPVFVIGGASVYAAAWPYCHRFYLTRIEQAFSGDSLFPAEIPLDQWPIHEESVKVFREQHSNKDVTCRFLQYRQPSPRLLPALHCNSNTV from the coding sequence GTGGGCAAAGAGCAAACGGTGATCTCGGCCATCGGAGCTGTCGCCAGTAATGGCATGATTGGCCGGGATGGTTGGCTGCCCTGGGATATTCCCGAGGAGCTCGCCTACTTCGAGAAAATGGTGGACGGTGCAGCGTTGGTGATCGGTCGCCTGACTTATGAATCGATGGACGTGGTGCCGGTCGATTCCTTCATCGTTAGCCGTCAGCCTGATCTGGCATTGCGTCCGGGCTGCACCCGCGTGGCCTCGGTGGAGGAGGGCTTGCAGGCTGCGCTGGCCACCGGCAAGCCGGTTTTCGTCATTGGCGGTGCATCGGTCTACGCCGCAGCCTGGCCGTATTGTCATCGTTTTTACCTGACCCGGATCGAGCAGGCATTTTCCGGCGATTCGCTGTTTCCAGCCGAAATCCCGCTCGATCAATGGCCGATCCATGAAGAGTCGGTCAAGGTTTTTCGGGAACAGCATAGCAACAAGGATGTTACCTGCCGCTTCCTTCAATATCGGCAGCCCAGCCCGCGTCTGCTACCGGCGCTGCATTGCAATTCGAATACCGTATGA
- a CDS encoding WD40/YVTN/BNR-like repeat-containing protein, which yields MSTLDTKQGQLVLLVATRKGAWLFHTDAARQSWRVDGPHFLGQIINHLVLDPRDGRTLLAAAKTGHLGPTIFRSTDLGQTWQEAAKPPAFGPAINGLGARAVDHTFWLTPGHADEPGVWYAGTSPQGLFLSEDGGMNWAPFSSINDDPQYRQWFGTVQDGTPDGPKLHSIIVDPRDAQHLYFAMSGGGVHESHDRGLSFTPLVDGMEVVEGFDPADTSFHDPHCLRMCPSNPDRLYQQNHCGIYRLDQPDTRWRRIGRNMPKEVGDIGFPMVVHPHDDRTAWVFPMDGTEVWPRTSPDGRPAVYATRDGGETWQRHSNGMPADQAWWTVKRQAMTADKQGTVGLYFGTTSGELWKSRDEGQQWACLARHLPEIYSVEVGYPR from the coding sequence ATGAGCACACTGGATACGAAGCAAGGTCAACTGGTTCTGCTAGTGGCAACCCGCAAGGGCGCCTGGCTGTTTCACACGGACGCAGCGCGGCAGTCGTGGCGGGTCGATGGCCCGCATTTTCTCGGCCAGATCATCAATCATCTGGTACTCGACCCACGCGACGGGCGTACTCTTCTGGCGGCGGCAAAAACCGGCCATCTCGGGCCGACCATCTTCCGCTCGACCGACCTCGGGCAAACCTGGCAGGAAGCCGCCAAACCGCCGGCCTTCGGTCCGGCCATTAACGGGCTGGGCGCCCGCGCCGTCGACCACACCTTCTGGCTGACTCCCGGCCACGCTGACGAACCGGGCGTCTGGTATGCCGGCACCTCGCCGCAGGGCCTGTTCCTCTCGGAAGACGGCGGCATGAACTGGGCGCCGTTCTCGTCCATCAATGACGACCCGCAGTACCGTCAGTGGTTCGGCACGGTGCAGGACGGCACACCGGATGGCCCGAAGCTGCATTCGATCATCGTCGATCCACGCGACGCGCAGCATCTGTACTTCGCCATGTCGGGCGGCGGCGTGCATGAGTCGCACGACCGTGGGCTGAGCTTTACGCCGCTCGTCGACGGCATGGAAGTGGTCGAAGGTTTTGATCCAGCAGACACCAGTTTTCACGATCCGCACTGCCTACGCATGTGCCCCAGCAATCCGGACCGCCTCTATCAGCAGAATCACTGCGGCATCTACCGACTTGACCAGCCGGACACCCGCTGGCGACGCATCGGGCGTAACATGCCCAAGGAGGTCGGCGACATCGGCTTCCCGATGGTGGTGCACCCGCACGATGACCGCACGGCCTGGGTTTTCCCGATGGACGGCACCGAGGTTTGGCCACGAACCAGTCCTGATGGTCGTCCAGCTGTCTATGCCACGCGCGATGGCGGTGAGACCTGGCAGCGGCACAGCAACGGAATGCCGGCTGACCAGGCATGGTGGACGGTCAAGCGGCAGGCCATGACGGCCGACAAACAGGGTACCGTGGGTCTTTACTTTGGCACCACGAGTGGCGAACTGTGGAAGAGCCGCGACGAAGGCCAACAGTGGGCATGCCTGGCGCGCCACCTGCCGGAGATTTATTCGGTCGAGGTGGGATATCCGCGTTGA
- the dinB gene encoding DNA polymerase IV, translated as MNSIRRIAHLDMDAFFASVELLRYPELRGQAVVVGGRSIHQPVVQADGSRHFSRLSEYTGRGVITTSTYEARALGVFSGMGLMKSAKLAPEAILLPANFEAYRHYSRLFKAAVRAIAPNVEDRGIDEIYVDLSDILEETRVLAQRIKDAVFAATGLSCSIGVTPNKLLSKIASDLEKPNGLTILSMEDVPTRIWPLVAKKVNGIGPKASERLEHHGIRTIGELAATPQEFLVSKFGRSTGLWMHRIAHGIDDRPVVTESEPKSISRETTFERDLHAKADRSELSEVFTSLCLRVGDDLVRKGYACRTVGIKIRYSDFKAVTRDVTLPVAVSDGAAIRKAAGLCLKRVPLDQRIRLLGVRAGGLVEAGGDEIAPSAMQAELPL; from the coding sequence ATGAACAGTATTCGTCGCATCGCTCATCTCGACATGGACGCTTTCTTCGCCTCGGTCGAGTTGCTTCGCTATCCCGAATTGCGCGGGCAGGCCGTCGTGGTCGGTGGGCGGAGTATTCATCAGCCGGTGGTACAAGCCGACGGCTCCAGGCATTTTTCCCGTTTGAGTGAATACACGGGGCGGGGGGTGATTACCACCTCGACCTACGAGGCCCGGGCCTTGGGCGTTTTTTCCGGCATGGGGCTCATGAAGTCGGCGAAGCTGGCTCCGGAGGCTATTCTTCTGCCGGCCAATTTCGAGGCTTATCGCCACTATTCGCGCCTGTTCAAGGCGGCTGTCCGGGCGATTGCGCCGAATGTCGAAGACCGTGGAATTGACGAAATTTATGTCGATCTGAGCGACATTTTGGAGGAAACCCGCGTCCTGGCTCAACGCATCAAGGATGCAGTTTTTGCCGCAACCGGGCTGAGCTGTTCGATTGGCGTGACGCCTAACAAACTGCTCTCCAAAATTGCCTCTGACCTCGAGAAGCCGAATGGGTTGACGATTCTTTCGATGGAAGACGTTCCGACACGGATCTGGCCTTTGGTCGCCAAGAAAGTAAATGGGATCGGGCCGAAAGCCAGCGAGCGCCTTGAGCACCATGGCATTCGGACCATCGGTGAACTGGCGGCCACGCCGCAGGAGTTTCTGGTCAGCAAGTTTGGTCGGAGTACCGGGCTGTGGATGCATCGCATCGCGCATGGCATCGATGATCGGCCGGTGGTCACCGAGTCAGAACCGAAGTCGATCAGTCGGGAAACGACTTTCGAGCGGGACTTGCACGCCAAAGCGGACAGGTCCGAATTGTCAGAAGTGTTTACCTCGTTATGTCTGCGCGTTGGTGATGACCTGGTGCGAAAAGGCTACGCCTGCCGGACGGTGGGTATCAAGATTCGATATTCGGATTTCAAGGCGGTTACCCGGGATGTGACCTTGCCGGTCGCGGTCAGCGACGGCGCCGCGATTCGGAAAGCGGCCGGCCTTTGCTTGAAGCGTGTGCCGCTCGACCAGCGCATCCGCTTGCTCGGTGTTCGTGCCGGTGGCCTGGTGGAGGCTGGGGGTGATGAAATCGCTCCGTCGGCGATGCAGGCTGAGCTGCCTCTGTAG
- a CDS encoding TetR/AcrR family transcriptional regulator has product MENRTVDTRERILDAGERLFMAHGYEGTSMRQITGEAGVNLAAVNYHFGSKESLMQEVFRRRLDWLNEERMRVLDELEAEAAGQAVKPSAIVDAFFGTLLRMAGDENRGGMTFLRLLGRTLTEPSEFIRAFLAHEYQVVMDRYKEALFKALPEVPKAEIVWRFHFMLGATSYAIAGTDALRLVTDWQIEDEDSTDRLDRLVPRLMSFLLGGLRAPLPQF; this is encoded by the coding sequence ATGGAAAACCGTACTGTCGATACTCGCGAACGAATTCTCGATGCCGGCGAGCGTCTGTTCATGGCGCATGGCTACGAGGGCACGTCGATGCGCCAGATTACCGGCGAGGCCGGCGTCAATCTGGCGGCGGTGAATTATCACTTCGGCTCGAAAGAGTCGTTGATGCAGGAAGTTTTCCGGCGTCGCCTTGACTGGCTCAATGAGGAGCGCATGCGCGTGCTGGACGAACTGGAAGCCGAGGCGGCTGGCCAGGCAGTCAAGCCGTCGGCCATCGTTGACGCCTTCTTCGGTACGCTGCTGCGCATGGCCGGCGATGAGAATCGTGGCGGCATGACCTTCCTGCGTTTGCTGGGGCGGACGCTGACTGAACCTTCGGAGTTTATCCGCGCCTTCCTGGCCCACGAATACCAGGTGGTCATGGATCGCTACAAGGAGGCGCTGTTCAAGGCGCTGCCCGAGGTGCCCAAGGCCGAGATTGTCTGGCGCTTCCACTTCATGCTTGGCGCCACGTCCTACGCCATTGCCGGTACCGATGCCCTGCGTCTGGTCACCGACTGGCAGATCGAGGACGAGGATTCGACGGATCGCCTGGATCGCCTGGTACCGCGCCTGATGTCCTTCCTGCTTGGTGGCCTGCGCGCCCCATTGCCGCAATTCTAG
- the paaX gene encoding phenylacetic acid degradation operon negative regulatory protein PaaX has product MSIAIQSRLDEFRQQRRVRAGSLIITVFGDAILPRGGRIWLGSLIRLLEPLELNERLIRTSVFRLAKDEWLRTETIGRRADYVLTPSGRRRFEAASRHIYASHAPLWDRRWRLILVVGNLAPKVREQVRRALFWQGFGVLGGDCFVHPSAELSSVLDALIAEGLSSALATLLPLFAADSRSALSASDSDLVRRAWDLGVLAEAYSEFVAAYQPILDELRRDHLADVSEQDAFLVRILLIHDYRRLLLRDPELPEVLLPGDWPGQQARLLCKELYKRLEPLSSRHLDKMLCLSDGSVPGEDGMLPERFSQ; this is encoded by the coding sequence GTGAGCATTGCCATCCAATCCCGTCTCGATGAGTTCCGCCAGCAGCGCCGGGTTCGGGCGGGTTCGCTCATCATCACCGTTTTCGGTGACGCCATCCTGCCGCGTGGTGGCCGGATCTGGCTGGGTAGCCTGATTCGCCTGCTCGAACCGCTGGAACTCAACGAACGCCTGATTCGTACATCGGTATTCCGTCTGGCCAAGGATGAATGGCTGCGCACGGAAACGATAGGCCGGCGTGCCGATTACGTGTTGACACCGTCCGGTCGGCGGCGTTTCGAGGCGGCCTCCCGGCACATTTATGCCTCGCACGCACCGCTCTGGGACAGACGCTGGCGCCTGATTCTGGTCGTCGGCAACCTGGCGCCAAAAGTTCGTGAGCAGGTTCGCCGGGCCCTGTTCTGGCAGGGTTTCGGTGTTCTGGGTGGCGATTGTTTTGTGCACCCGAGCGCCGAGCTGTCCAGTGTGCTCGATGCCCTGATAGCCGAGGGTTTGTCATCCGCCCTGGCTACCTTGCTGCCCCTGTTTGCCGCCGATTCCCGCTCGGCGCTCTCGGCCAGTGATTCCGATCTGGTCCGCCGTGCCTGGGACCTCGGGGTGCTGGCTGAAGCCTATAGCGAGTTCGTGGCGGCCTACCAGCCGATTCTCGACGAGTTGCGACGTGATCATCTGGCCGATGTCAGCGAGCAGGATGCCTTCCTCGTCCGCATCCTGCTCATCCACGACTATCGACGCCTCCTGTTGCGCGATCCGGAGCTGCCGGAAGTTTTGCTCCCCGGCGATTGGCCGGGCCAGCAGGCCCGCTTGCTGTGCAAGGAACTCTACAAGCGGCTGGAGCCTCTTTCCAGCCGCCATCTCGACAAGATGCTGTGCCTGTCGGACGGCAGCGTTCCCGGCGAGGACGGGATGCTGCCTGAGCGTTTTTCGCAGTAA
- a CDS encoding MoaD/ThiS family protein, translating to MRVLIPSALHSYTTQPWVEAGGKTVGEVLDDLERQFPGIRFRMVDEQGRIRRHIRLFYQREMVFDLATPLPADGELLIVQALSGG from the coding sequence ATGCGCGTACTAATTCCGAGCGCTCTGCACTCCTACACGACGCAGCCCTGGGTCGAAGCCGGGGGCAAGACAGTCGGCGAGGTACTCGACGATCTTGAGCGGCAGTTTCCCGGTATCCGCTTTCGCATGGTCGACGAGCAGGGGCGTATCCGGCGGCACATCCGGCTGTTTTACCAGCGCGAGATGGTGTTCGATCTGGCCACACCGCTGCCGGCGGATGGTGAACTGCTCATCGTCCAGGCGCTAAGCGGCGGCTAG
- a CDS encoding bifunctional diguanylate cyclase/phosphodiesterase produces MTSSQSELLEARFDATLRRVDMTLNDLAEHVPKESLNVEAVSRFRPDMEKKLDGLQHAFPEVAGFRIVAPDGNVLYLSGGGEYVNLLDRSYFEISRNGKDGAIVFSEVVKSRITGRDTIAAARAIRASDGRFIGMVSAAIEIDYFEQFFSASRLGASGAVAIRRSDNHALVLRQPPVPAEINRPLDSSHPVHQSITAGKRQGVLEFAAQSDGVKRVYGYRMLEHYPFYVLAGLSESDVMASWRQRTFIVGVFGAALLACLMIVLYELFCARRRELAAAINLHRNGERLNAAQRIAQLGSWEIELATMRVTCSDELYRIFEITRVEGAAPYDEFLVQIHPEDRAIVDRTLKESVAQGEPDSLKHRLEMPDGRIKYVLECWETEYGKDGEPLRLIGTSQDISVQHETEAQMQLLASAVQHSGEAILITDVHNNIITVNPAFTRLTGYSAEEAAGRNPRFLSAGRTTPEEYARMWEDITERGFWQGEIWDRRKDGGIYPKWISISVIRDEEGKILYHIAHFTDVSTERATEERLHHIAHHDVLTGLLNRLSLKGRMDQALATARRDGSRVAVMFIDLDRFKVINDTLGHHMGDELLIEVAKRLRESVRDSDVVARLGGDEFVIMLSGVDHTSSIALIAEKLVLSVGHSYQIGGYDLYTSPSIGIAIFPTDGLDGGTLMKNADAAMYHAKAAGRNNFQFFDAKMNDVAVDRLKTEHSLRHALSRDEFRLHFQPIIDMASGKVAAVEALVRWQHPERGLLAPAAFIGIAEETGLIQPLGEWVLWAASRQLAEFYAAGLSGVKMGINISAIQMRNGNLPVIARGIIEAYNLNPADLIFEITESVAMEQPLETVRILDILHSMGIVVAIDDFGTGYSSLGYLRMFPLKHLKLDRSFVEEIGEDTDGSVICDATIGLAHNLGLKVVAEGVETVEQLEYLRSRGCDLVQGYLYSRPVPAAEVMTFIQQHNS; encoded by the coding sequence ATGACCAGTAGTCAGTCCGAATTGCTCGAAGCGCGATTCGATGCGACCCTGCGGCGCGTTGACATGACACTGAACGATCTGGCCGAGCACGTTCCGAAAGAGTCATTGAATGTCGAGGCCGTCAGCCGTTTTCGTCCTGATATGGAGAAGAAGCTCGACGGTCTGCAGCATGCATTTCCTGAAGTTGCCGGTTTTCGTATTGTGGCTCCCGATGGAAACGTGCTCTATCTCTCGGGAGGCGGTGAGTACGTAAATCTGCTTGATCGGTCATATTTCGAGATTTCCCGGAATGGAAAAGACGGGGCGATCGTTTTTTCGGAGGTCGTCAAGTCGCGCATCACCGGCCGGGATACGATTGCTGCGGCCAGGGCCATTCGCGCATCCGACGGTCGTTTCATCGGCATGGTTAGCGCGGCGATCGAAATCGATTATTTCGAACAGTTCTTCAGTGCCTCCCGCCTCGGGGCTTCCGGTGCTGTGGCGATCCGGCGCAGCGACAACCATGCTCTGGTCCTCCGCCAACCGCCGGTGCCGGCCGAGATCAACCGGCCACTCGATTCGTCGCATCCCGTTCATCAGTCGATCACGGCAGGAAAGCGTCAGGGTGTCCTCGAGTTTGCCGCCCAGTCCGATGGCGTGAAACGGGTTTACGGCTACCGGATGCTTGAACACTATCCGTTCTATGTATTGGCCGGCCTGTCGGAATCGGATGTGATGGCGTCATGGCGCCAGCGGACTTTCATCGTTGGCGTGTTTGGCGCTGCCCTGCTGGCTTGTCTCATGATCGTGCTCTATGAACTGTTTTGCGCCCGGCGGCGGGAGCTGGCAGCGGCCATCAATTTGCACCGCAATGGCGAACGACTGAACGCCGCCCAGCGAATTGCCCAGCTCGGCAGTTGGGAGATCGAGCTGGCGACGATGCGGGTAACGTGCTCCGACGAGCTCTACCGGATTTTTGAAATCACCAGGGTCGAGGGCGCGGCGCCGTACGACGAGTTTCTCGTCCAGATCCATCCCGAGGACCGCGCCATTGTCGACCGAACGCTGAAGGAGTCGGTGGCGCAGGGCGAGCCGGACAGCCTGAAGCACCGGCTGGAAATGCCCGATGGCCGGATCAAGTATGTACTGGAATGCTGGGAGACCGAGTATGGCAAGGATGGCGAGCCCTTGCGGCTTATCGGTACCTCGCAGGATATCAGCGTCCAGCACGAGACAGAGGCGCAGATGCAGTTGCTGGCCAGTGCCGTCCAGCATAGCGGTGAGGCCATCCTGATTACCGATGTTCACAACAACATCATTACGGTCAACCCGGCGTTTACGCGCCTGACGGGTTATTCCGCGGAGGAGGCGGCTGGGCGCAATCCACGCTTTCTTTCGGCCGGGCGGACGACGCCCGAAGAATATGCCCGGATGTGGGAGGACATTACAGAACGGGGTTTCTGGCAAGGCGAAATCTGGGATCGGCGCAAGGATGGCGGCATCTACCCGAAGTGGATTTCAATATCGGTCATTCGCGATGAAGAGGGGAAAATCCTCTACCACATCGCCCACTTTACCGATGTCTCAACGGAACGCGCGACCGAGGAGCGCCTGCATCATATTGCCCACCATGACGTCCTGACCGGCCTGCTCAACCGCCTGAGCCTCAAGGGGCGGATGGATCAGGCGCTGGCAACGGCCCGCCGCGATGGTTCGCGGGTGGCCGTGATGTTCATCGACCTCGATCGCTTCAAGGTGATTAACGATACGCTCGGACATCACATGGGTGATGAACTGCTCATCGAGGTCGCCAAGCGCCTGCGTGAAAGCGTGCGCGACAGCGACGTGGTGGCGCGGCTCGGGGGCGATGAATTCGTCATCATGCTTTCCGGCGTCGACCACACCAGCTCGATAGCCCTGATCGCCGAAAAACTGGTGTTGAGCGTCGGGCATTCTTACCAGATCGGCGGCTACGATCTCTATACCTCGCCCAGTATCGGCATTGCCATTTTCCCGACCGATGGGCTCGACGGCGGGACCTTGATGAAGAACGCCGATGCCGCCATGTATCACGCCAAGGCGGCTGGCCGGAACAATTTCCAGTTTTTCGACGCCAAGATGAACGATGTGGCGGTAGATCGGCTGAAAACCGAGCACAGCCTGCGCCATGCCCTTTCCCGCGACGAGTTTCGCCTGCACTTTCAACCAATCATCGACATGGCCAGCGGCAAGGTTGCGGCTGTCGAGGCGCTGGTCCGCTGGCAGCACCCCGAAAGAGGGCTGCTGGCGCCGGCCGCCTTTATCGGTATCGCCGAGGAAACCGGGCTGATCCAGCCGCTCGGCGAATGGGTCTTGTGGGCGGCCAGCCGGCAATTGGCCGAGTTTTATGCGGCGGGACTTTCCGGCGTCAAGATGGGCATCAACATATCGGCGATCCAGATGCGCAACGGCAACCTGCCGGTCATCGCCCGCGGCATCATTGAAGCCTACAACCTGAATCCGGCCGACCTCATTTTCGAAATTACCGAGTCGGTGGCGATGGAACAGCCGCTGGAAACCGTGCGCATCCTCGATATCCTGCACAGCATGGGCATCGTTGTCGCCATCGACGATTTCGGAACGGGTTATTCATCGCTTGGCTACCTGCGCATGTTCCCACTCAAGCACCTCAAGCTGGATCGTTCCTTCGTCGAGGAAATCGGGGAAGACACCGATGGTTCGGTGATCTGCGACGCAACCATCGGGCTGGCCCACAACCTGGGCCTGAAAGTGGTGGCGGAGGGCGTCGAAACCGTCGAACAGCTTGAATACCTGCGCAGCCGCGGCTGCGATCTGGTTCAGGGTTATCTGTATAGCCGCCCGGTGCCGGCGGCTGAAGTGATGACCTTCATTCAGCAACACAATTCCTGA